A window from Malassezia restricta chromosome I, complete sequence encodes these proteins:
- a CDS encoding transcription regulator Maf1: MKYLEYPELEVLSRALTFEMSECKVFTRIEAYSCKAVNKEKRLFKSLESSYLLSASSSPPAYLEEALASPFGRLDQPSARKTLFLLIATLNGAFPDHDFSEVNPADFVRESSPTVVLNSLTSTLLSLRSGTGSPASLHASIDDSPLLSSLARSPLALDARSTPSHVRAATPTAADGVSSGTAATHTPGPASGSGASPNLSSSRSAFASLPSVIDEIIHTADCEVYTFHPDMDSDPHASAEPDEEGTGDMYETDPYDEGYTVDDDDQMAGTNAAHSGGMHGNGAGDAYMDDASMADTPMFDEDMDVAPSLLGSAHGGAHASPSLTVDEDDLAGAGAGLLWSTFAFFYNKRMKRILFVSVWSRKNSPLGTTPTMWSSPSLGAVQPLTATDDVPALGIAPSLYDRLAERATAAPSAPRPTRARRSAPYSVAQRRTRQTTRGRSASNSPAPSALSPFPHAQAPHAMHPPAARQASSTYTSLDAAALSVSAPDPRAVQPLAANPPSNGI; encoded by the coding sequence ATGAAGTACCTAGAATACCCCGAGCTCGAGGTGTTGTCACGCGCGCTTACCTTTGAAATGTCCGAGTGCAAAGTGTTtacgcgcatcgaggcatACTCGTGCAAGGCCGTGAACAAAGAAAAGCGCTTGTTCAAGTCACTAGAGTCATCGTACCTGTTATCGGCATCAAGCTCACCACCCGCTTATCTAGAGGAGGCCTTAGCTTCACCCTTCGGGCGCCTTGACCAGCCTTCGGCACGGAAAACGCTGTTTCTTCTTATTGCAACGCTAAATGGTGCATTTCCCGATCACGACTTTAGTGAAGTGAATCCTGCCGATTTTGTCCGCGAGTCCAGTCCTACCGTTGTGTTGAACAGTCTCACATCGACGCTCCTAAGTTTGCGTAGTGGTACAGGCTCTCCAGCGTCCCTTCACGCCTCGATCGACGACTCGCCACTGTTAAGCTCGTTGGCCCGTTCGCCTTTGGCACTCGATGCACGGTCGACGCCTTCCCATGTCCGTGCCGCCACACCCACAGCAGCCGACGgcgtcagcagcggcacTGCAGCAACCCATACGCCTGGTCCTGCCAGCGGCAGCGGAGCCAGCCCGAACCTGTCGTCATCACGCTCTGCGTTTGCGTCGTTGCCATCGGTGATCGATGAGATCATCCATACAGCTGACTGCGAGGTATACACGTTTCATCCGGACATGGACTCAGATCCGCATGCGAGTGCTGAGCCAGACGAGGAAGGTACCGGTGACATGTATGAGACGGATCCCTATGACGAGGGATACACAgtcgatgatgacgacCAAATGGCAGGTACGAATGCAGCACACTCAGGCGGGATGCATGGAAacggcgccggcgatgCGTACATGGACGATGCGTCGATGGCAGACACACCCATGTTTGACGAGGATATGGACGTTGCGCCATCCTTGCTCGGGAGTGCGCATGGCGGCGCTCATGCATCGCCCTCTCTTACCGTTGATGAAGACGACTTGGCTGGCGCGGGCGCGGGTCTCTTGTGGTCTACCTTCGCATTCTTCTATAACAAGCGCATGAAACGCATCTTGTTTGTCAGTGTGTGGAGTCGAAAGAACTCGCCGCTCGGCACCACACCCACCATGTGGAGCAGTCCTTCTCTGGGGGCCGTGCAGCCATTGACAGCCACGGACGATGTGCCAGCACTCGGCATTGCGCCGTCGCTGTATGATCGTCTCGCTGAACGGGCAACTGCCGCCCCCTCTGCACCTCGGCCAactcgtgcgcgtcgttCCGCGCCCTATTCCGTGGCACAGCGACGGACAAGGCAAACGACACGTGGTCGATCCGCCTCCAACAGTCCGGCGCCCAGTGCCTTGTCGCCTTTTCCAcatgcacaggcgccgcacGCTATGCATCCGCCGGCTGCGCGACAAGCATCGTCCACCTACACATCTCtcgacgctgccgcgctTAGCGTAAGTGCGCCCGACCCACGAGCCGTTCAACCGCTCGCAGCGAATCCACCGTCTAATGGCATTTGA
- a CDS encoding serine carboxypeptidase → MLSRWSILCLLGATIAVKAKQEPIHLEDAYKVLSHPSLPAHTLRLRRVPGYVCGNRTSWSGYLDVDLDKLEEIEGGLGSTKEGYNHSGVVEHFYFWGFESRHEPEKNPLTLWLTGGPGCSSMTGLLQELGPCLATKDSGHGKISTKANPYSWVQKSNLIFLDQPIGVGFSYASWKNGTRTKKKSPATRVFSSQQSARDLSAFMHLLATHNDGPFGSYKNDSSVHLRDFHVAGESYAGRYIPLMVDQILTDNALYEKNPEQGLKPLPVQSMLIGNGMTSPKHLYQAYYDYACTKKSGHKPFLAKSTCREMKKHLPTCLAKVDKCNKKYNRQFCRETQFFCDEKLNDPWMGTDKSPFDYTHPDYYPEDEYIESFLNDKVTRRVLGIDDYDFGDKDDGTFVGCSDRVYWDYYSTGDGVLDSTWAVKRALEEGVRVLAYSGRRDFQCNWLGNAAWIEELQWSGHDGYAKAKMHDWYAKKGDKERAGQFRHYGGLTFATLDHAGHLVPFDDREASLVMFDRWLNPMTESGRLDSSFT, encoded by the coding sequence ATGCTATCTCGTTGGTCGATCCTATGTCTGCTAGGAGCCACTATCGCTGTCAAGGCTAAGCAGGAACCAATTCACCTGGAGGATGCATACAAGGTCCTTTCTCATCCTTCGCTGCCAGCGCATACGCTCCGTTTGCGCCGCGTACCGGGCTATGTGTGTGGCAACCGGACATCTTGGTCAGGATACCTGGATGTGGATCTCGACAAACTGGAAGAGATCGAGGGTGGCTTGGGCTCGACCAAGGAGGGGTACAATCACTccggcgtcgtcgagcacTTCTACTTCTGGGGCTTCGAGTCGCGCCATGAACCAGAAAAAAATCCTCTAACGCTCTGGCTCACAGGGGGGCCAGGATGCTCGTCAATGACGGGTCTGCTTCAAGAGTTGGGCCCATGTCTGGCGACCAAGGACTCGGGCCATGGCAAGATCTCGACCAAGGCAAACCCCTATTCTTGGGTGCAGAAGTCCAACCTCATCTTTTTAGACCAGCCTATTGGCGTCGGATTTTCGTACGCTTCGTGGAAAAATGGCACGCGAACCAAGAAAAAGTCACCAGCGACGCGAGTATTCTCGTCTCAGCAGAGTGCCCGTGACCTCAGTGCCTTTATGCACTTGCTTGCTACGCACAACGACGGTCCGTTTGGTTCTTACAAAAACGACTCATCTGTCCACCTTCGTGACTTCCACGTCGCTGGCGAGTCGTACGCTGGCCGTTACATTCCTCTCATGGTCGACCAGATCTTGACGGACAATGCACTCTACGAAAAGAATCCTGAACAAGGTCTCAAACCACTGCCAGTGCAGTCAATGCTGATCGGCAATGGTATGACGTCGCCCAAGCATTTGTACCAGGCCTACTATGATTATGCATGCACGAAAAAATCGGGTCACAAGCCCTTCCTGGCCAAGTCCACTTGCCGCGAGATGAAGAAGCATCTGCCTACATGTCTGGCCAAAGTCGACAAGTGCAATAAAAAGTACAATCGCCAATTTTGTCGCGAGACCCAATTTTTCTGTGATGAAAAACTGAACGATCCCTGGATGGGAACGGACAAGTCCCCCTTTGACTACACACATCCTGACTACTACCCTGAGGACGAATATATCGAGTCGTTTCTCAATGACAAGGTTACACGTCGAGTACTTGGCATCGATGATTACGACTTTGGCGACAAGGACGATGGAACGTTTGTGGGTTGCTCGGACCGTGTGTACTGGGACTATTATTCCACCGGAGATGGCGTGCTTGACAGCACATGGGCCGTGAAGCGTGCTCTGGAGGAAGGCGTCCGAGTGCTTGCCTACTCAGGTCGCCGTGATTTTCAGTGCAACTGGCTGGGCAATGCTGCGTGGATCGAGGAGCTACAGTGGTCGGGTCACGACGGCTATGCCAAGGCCAAAATGCATGACTGGTACGCCAAGAAGGGTGACAAAGAACGTGCAGGCCAGTTTCGTCACTATGGTGGCCTGACCTTTGCGACGTTGGACCATGCCGGTCATCTTGTGCCCTTCGATGACCGAGAGGCGTCGCTGGTCATGTTTGACCGTTGGCTCAACCCCATGACCGAATCTGGTCGTCTCGATTCATCATTTACATAG
- a CDS encoding phosphoribosyl-ATP pyrophosphohydrolase/phosphoribosyl-AMP cyclohydrolase/histidinol dehydrogenase: MLQQSTPFVPAWDSADTNVEAWSVKDELASAIQCTAPLLVPWGAQVPAKLRPIVECDVSTSYDEAVDVLNGGAEAIAVRPDSALMEALGADVVSERVLVVLRDGEELSAEVPPAGLLVEGERIPSSESLKRYVDRMNTSVSGRGVYVRAPVASLDDVRAIAAHGATAIIGTSQLALEQPSAGQLDYVEAWMCTMASDRADGLLPTLVVSDTCSAALGLVYSSAESVRASLKTGSAHYQSRKRGLWHKGATSGATQRVVQLRLDCDQDALEFRVEQHMGDVSVGFCHLTDRASCFGNLQGLAKLEHTLRARKQSAPPGSYTSRLFNDATLLSAKIREEAQELIDARDREHVAFEAADLLYFALARCISADVGLADIERSLDAKSKKVSRRKGDAKPAYMPKNEPLDASAPIRLPVHRLSETSAAQQIELLRRPAIRTTQVMDRVRPILAAVKERGDEAVLSFTAQLDRVQLDSTVRLPPFQTEADKQAMDARTREAIDVAYANVRSFHEAQKAPAKTTPSKHAAWAPGEDVLEVTTMPGVVCTRFPRAIESVGLYVPGGSAVLPSTSLMLGVPAQVAGCKTIVLATPPRSDGSIAPEVLYVADKIQATCIVCAGGAQAVGAMAYGTQSVPKVDKIVGPGNQYVTAAKMLVQNEVDALVSIDMPAGPSEVLVVADASAEPVFVASDLLSQAEHGPDSQVVLVGIDLDDAKLRAIEDEVDKQARALPRVDVVRQAIDKSVTMLVKTREEAMAWSNRYAPEHLILHTTEPEALVPLVQHAGSVFVGAWSPESCGDYASGTNHTLPTYGFARQYGGVSTSTFQKYITAQTLEADGLRQLGPHVVALAECEGLEAHANAVRVRLQQLAP; this comes from the coding sequence ATGCTGCAGCAATCGACACCTTTTGTTCCGGCTTGGGATAGTGCAGATACAAACGTTGAAGCCTGGTCGGTGAAGGACGAGCTGGCTTCAGCTATTCAGTGCACGGCGCCATTGCTGGTGCCATGGGGTGCACAAGTGCCTGCCAAGCTCCGCCCCATCGTAGAATGTGACGTGTCGACGTCGTATGACGAGGCTGTGGACGTGCTGAACGGTGGTGCAGAAGCCATTGCAGTGCGTCCAGACTCGGCACTGATGGAGGCGCTTGGTGCGGACGTCGTTAGCGAGCGTGTGCTCGTTGTGCTGCGTGACGGCGAAGAGTTGAGCGCTGAGGTGCCACCAGCAGGTCTTCTCGTGGAAGGCGAGCGTATTCCTTCTTCCGAGTCGCTTAAGCGCTATGTCGATCGCATGAATACCAGTGTGAGTGGCCGAGGCGTGTACGTGCGAGCGCCTGTGGCGTCTTTGGACGACGTTCGCGCCAtcgctgcgcacggcgccacTGCTATTATCGGCACGAGTCAATTGGCACTTGAGCAGCCAAGTGCTGGCCAGCTGGACTATGTGGAAGCGTGGATGTGCACCATGGCCAGCGACCGTGCCGATGGCCTGCTGCCGACGCTCGTCGTGTCCGACACGTGCTCAGCAGCTCTGGGTCTGGTGTACTCATCTGCTGAGTCGGTGCGTGCTTCCCTCAAGACTGGCTCGGCGCATTACCAGTCGCGTAAGCGCGGTCTTTGGCATAAAGGCGCCACGAGTGGtgcgacgcagcgtgtcgtgcagctgcgtctggATTGTGATCAGGACGCACTCGAGTTCCGTGTAGAGCAGCATATGGGCGATGTGTCTGTGGGCTTTTGTCACCTCACAGACCGCGCCTCTTGCTTTGGCAACTTGCAAGGCCTTGCCAAGCTTGAGCATACATTGCGTGCCCGAAAGCAGTCAGCGCCACCGGGTTCGTACACGTCGCGACTGTTCAATGATGCAACGTTGCTGAGTGCCAAGATCCGTGAAGAAGCACAGGAGCTCATTGACGCACGGGATCGCGAACATGTGGCTTTTGAGGCGGCTGACTTGCTATACTTTGCtttggcgcgctgcatTTCTGCGGACGTCGGCCTCGCAGACATTGAGCGCTCGCTCGATGCCAAGAGCAAAAAGGTGTCGCGCCGTAAGGGTGATGCCAAGCCGGCCTATATGCCAAAGAACGAGCCGTTGGACGCTTCGGCGCCGATCCGTCTGCCGGTGCACCGTCTCAGCGAGACGTCTGCAGCACAGCAGATCGAGCTACTTCGGCGTCCGGCGAtccgcacgacgcaggtCATGGACCGCGTACGTCCCATTCTAGCCGCAGTCAAAGAGCGCGGTGACGAGGCTGTGCTTTCTTTCACGGCACAGCTGGACCGTGTGCAGCTGGACAGTACCGTGCGTCTACCGCCGTTCCAGACAGAGGCTGATAAGCAGGCGATGGATGCGCGTACGCGCGAGGCCATTGATGTGGCGTACGCGAATGTGCGGTCGTTCCACGAGGCGCAAAAGGCGCCGGCCAAGACGACGCCCAGCAAGCATGCAGCGTGGGCGCCTGGGGAAGATGTTTTGGAGGTCACGACGATGCCGGGTGTCGTTTGTACGCGATTCCCGCGAGCGATTGAGAGCGTCGGATTGTATGTGCCTGGAGGCAGTGCCGTCttgccatcgacgtcgctcatgctcggtgtgccggcgcaggtggcAGGATGCAAGACGATTGtgctcgcgacgccgccgcgctcagACGGCTCGATTGCGCCAGAAGTGCTGTACGTTGCCGACAAGATCCAGGCGACATGCATAGTGTGTGCTGGTGGTGCACAGGCTGTGGGTGCGATGGCGTACGGTACACAGAGTGTGCCCAAGGTCGATAAGATTGTCGGTCCGGGCAACCAGTATGTGACGGCCGCCAAGATGCTCGTCCAAAATGAGGTCGATGCTCTGGTGTCGATCGATATGCCGGCCGGTCCTTCGGAAGTACTGGTCGTGGCTGATGCGAGTGCTGAGCCTGTGTTTGTCGCGTCGGATCTGCTGTCTCAGGCCGAGCATGGCCCTGACTCGCaggtggtgctggtgggCATCGACCTGGATGACgccaagctgcgtgcgatCGAAGATGAGGTGGACAAGCAGGCGCGTGCACTTCCGCGTGTAGATGTCGTGCGCCAGGCCATTGATAAGAGCGTGACGATGCTGGTCAAGACACGCGAGGAGGCCATGGCGTGGAGCAATCGCTATGCGCCTGAGCACTTGATCCTGCACACCACGGAACctgaggcgctcgtgccgctcgtgcagcacgcTGGCAGTGTATTTGTGGGTGCGTGGAGTCCGGAAAGCTGTGGTGATTATGCATCTGGCACGAACCACACACTGCCGACGTACGGCTTTGCGAGGCAGTATGGCGGTGTGTCGACGTCTACGTTCCAGAAGTACATTACCGCTCAGACGCTCGAAGCTGATGGCCTTCGACAACTCGGCCCGCACGTCGTTGCGCTCGCAGAATGTGAAGGTCTTGAAGCGCACGCCAATGCGGTCCGTGTGCGTCTGCAGCAACTGGCACCATAA
- a CDS encoding carnitine O-acetyltransferase, producing MASRALARSPAVHIVHRRAFSTSGISRIMPTMLARISPSTFQLQETLPRLPVPRLQDTLERYLRSLEPVLRQKEVLGELPSGTNAQSELQKRREWAQELISSGVGPRLNERLVDLDQTTENNWFDDSFWLSKAYHEWRVPLLVNSNWWNMFMPDPSMPAELSERADAAAYTPDAIHRQNWDGSEYGLRRAAWITYRATLYKIAIDKQTIKPDRSRIGAFCMYQYSRMFGVTRIPNIPADHNTSTDSTAASRHITVLVRDNVYELPVINEHGEIYPLATIEQALRDMVADAQKAEGDGIPVMTCDDRDTWTRAREHLLSVSPQNRLSLQSVQKSLFVLSLDCNNLGAPEGAKPLVGSEPSYSSAMAINTAGAGRLGHNRWFDKAISFVVEPTGRASLTGEHSPVDALIPSFLSETVLEDPMPPVGEPLPERAEGVSLLAESPKWSKLAWQLDDRVRASIEHAENTAKAITSDSDIGMLWFSEYGADWIKKVARQAPDAYIQMALQLAYASVHGRQTATYETASTRLFRHGRTDVIRSFSNEAFNFVQGVQARKPAAELYKLLSEATSSHTRQTRDHSFGKGIDRHMMGLRLVYRAEDDGEVPKLFSDPLLVESASWKLSTSGLSAGDKFVGTGFGSGFPDGFGVNYLAGSQTLKFGIESKRSNPACSDGHPVHMYKQSIAHALRTMRTIVEQGAPPPEAKL from the coding sequence ATGGCATCACGAGCACTGGCACGCTCTCCCGCCGTTCATATAGTGCATCGACGCGCATTCTCTACCTCTGGTATTTCACGCATCATGCCAACCATGCTTGCACGTATTAGTCCATCCACGTTCCAGCTTCAGGAGACGCTGCCCCGCCTGCCGGTGCCCCGCCTGCAGGACACCCTGGAGCGGTACTTGCGCAGCCTCGAGCCTGTCCTGCGCCAGAAGGAGGTGCTGGGTGAGCTGCCTTCGGGTACGAATGCGCAGTCTGAGCTGCAAAAGCGCCGCGAATGGGCGCAGGAGCTCATCTCTAGCGGTGTGGGCCCTCGTTTGaacgagcgcctcgtcgattTGGACCAGACGACCGAAAACAACTGGTTTGACGACTCGTTCTGGCTCTCCAAAGCGTACCATGAGTGGCGTGTGCCTCTGCTCGTGAACAGCAACTGGTGGAACATGTTCATGCCCGACCCTAGCATGCCTGCcgagctgagcgagcgAGCGGATGCAGCCGCCTACACGCCTGATGCCATTCACCGCCAAAATTGGGATGGCTCTGAGTACGGTCTGCGCCGTGCTGCCTGGATCACGTACCGCGCGACGCTGTACAAGATTGCCATCGACAAGCAGACGATCAAGCCGGATCGCTCACGTATCGGTGCATTTTGCATGTACCAATACAGCCGCATGTTTGGCGTCACCCGTATTCCCAATATCCCCGCCGACCACAATACGTCGACGGACAGCACGGCGGCATCACGCCATATCACGGTGCTGGTACGTGACAATGTGTACGAGCTGCCCGTGATCAATGAGCACGGCGAAATTTACCCCCTGGCCACGATTGAACAGGCTCTTCGCGACATGGTGGCCGATGCCCAAAAGGCCGAAGGCGATGGCATCCCTGTTATGACGTGTGACGATCGGGACACGTGGACGAGGGCGCGTGAGCATCTCTTGTCGGTGAGTCCGCAGAACCGCCTCAGCCTCCAGTCCGTCCAAAAGAGTCTGTTTGTGCTCTCGCTAGACTGCAACAACCTGGGTGCGCCGGAAGGTGCCAAGCCGCTCGTTGGCAGCGAGCCTAGCTACagctcggcgatggcgaTCAACACCGCCGGTGCTGGCCGTCTCGGCCACAATCGCTGGTTCGACAAGGCCATTTCGTTTGTCGTGGAGCCGACGGGCCGCGCGAGCCTGACGGGTGAGCACTCGCCCGTTGACGCCCTCATTCCCTCGTTCCTCAGCGAGACGGTGCTGGAAGACCCTATGCCACCGGTCGGCGAGCCTCTGCCGGAGCGCGCCGAGGGTGTGTCGCTGCTCGCCGAGTCGCCCAAGTGGTCGAAGCTGGCGTGGCAGCTGGATGACCGGGTGCGCGCTTCGATTGAGCACGCCGAAAATACGGCCAAGGCGATTACGTCTGACTCGGACATCGGCATGTTGTGGTTTAGTGAGTACGGTGCGGACTGGATCAAGAAGGTGGCCCGACAGGCACCGGATGCGTATATCCAAATGGCACTGCAGCTGGCGTATGCCTccgtgcacggccgccaAACAGCCACGTACGAGACGGCGAGCACGCGTCTCTTCCGTCACGGCCGCACGGATGTGATCCGCTCGTTCAGCAACGAGGCCTTCAACTTTGTACAAGGCGTGCAGGCCAGGAAGCCGGCGGCAGAGCTGTACAAGCTGCTATCGGAGGCCACGTCATCGCACACGCGCCAGACACGCGACCACTCGTTCGGCAAGGGCATTGACCGCCACATGATGGGTCTGCGCCTCGTGTACCGTGCCGAAGACGACGGCGAGGTGCCCAAGCTCTTTAGCGACccgctgctcgtcgagtCGGCGTCTTGGAAGTTGAGCACGAGTGGCTTGAGTGCAGGCGACAAGTTCGTTGGCACGGGCTTCGGCTCCGGCTTCCCTGACGGTTTCGGCGTCAACTACCTTGCCGGCAGCCAGACGCTCAAGTTCGGTATCGAGTCCAAGCGCTCGAACCCCGCGTGCAGCGATGGCCACCCTGTCCACATGTACAAGCAGAGCATCGCACATGCtttgcgcacgatgcgcacgatcgTGGAGCAAGGTGCTCCGCCTCCTGAGGCCAAGCTGTAG
- a CDS encoding SNF1-activating kinase 1: MDHVRCTDTLTLDHDATTRRRMINQYVVDCELGRGVFGSVKLAHDVATSALVAIKIVQREAPRRLGVSYVPRQTDERVLREIRAMSRCRHSNVVQLYEVIDDPRSRKLFLVTEYLSGGALAWRDALTHTPVLTCSATRRVIRDVAHGLAALHRCGVIHRDLKPANILCTEHGEAKISDFGSAYVRETLGSADALSSTTDPVLARTAGTPAFFAPELCYGATDGPPITKAMDVWALGVTLYCLLFGRVPFDAETEYLLLESILHDDYTVPMHMGSDRVLVGPRPARWPSPQGTPNVPLSGEAHAVRHLLDALLDKDPATRLTLDRVISHPWLVAESW; encoded by the coding sequence ATGGACCATGTCCGATGCACAGACACGCTGACGCTGGATCACGatgcgacgacgcggcgtCGGATGATCAATCAATATGTCGTTGACTGTGAGCTGGGCCGCGGTGTGTTTGGCAGTGTGAAACTGGCGCATGATGtggcgacgagcgccttggTGGCGATCAAGATTGTGCAACGCGAAGCGCCTCGCAGGCTAGGTGTGTCGTACGTGCCACGGCAGACGGATGAGCGCGTTCTGCGCGAAATCAGAGCCATGTCCCGCTGTAGGCACTCCAATGTCGTGCAACTATACGAGGTGATTGATGATCCACGCAGCCGCAAGTTGTTCCTGGTCACCGAGTACTTGAGCGGTGGTGCCTTGGCGTGGCGGGACGCGTTGACGCATACGCCCGTACTCACGTGTAGCGCGACCAGGCGTGTCATTCGCGATGTCGCACATGGTTTGGCCGCGTTGCATCGATGTGGTGTCATTCATCGCGACTTGAAGCCCGCCAACATTTTGTGCACAGAGCACGGCGAAGCGAAAATCAGTGATTTCGGCAGTGCCTACGTACGAGAGACGCTAGGCTCAGCAGACGCGCTGTCAAGCACGACGGACCCTGTTTTGGCCCGCACGGCTGGCACACCGGCTTTCTTTGCGCCAGAGCTGTGCTACGGCGCCACTGATGGACCGCCGATTACCAAGGCTATGGACGTGTGGGCCTTGGGCGTAACGCTATACTGTTTGCTGTTTGGTCGCGTGCCATTTGATGCAGAGACGGAATACTTGCTGCTGGAAAGCATCCTGCATGACGATTATACCGTGCCAATGCACATGGGCAGCGACCGTGTGTTGGTAGGCCCGCGACCAGCACGGTGGCCCTCGCcgcaaggcacgcccaATGTGCCGCTGTCCGGCGAGGCGCATGCAgtgcgccacctgctcGATGCTCTTCTCGACAAGGACCCAGCAACGCGCCTCACTCTCGATCGCGTTATCTCGCATCCATGGCTCGTGGCAGAGTCATGGTGA